A DNA window from Purpureocillium takamizusanense chromosome 9, complete sequence contains the following coding sequences:
- a CDS encoding uncharacterized protein (COG:P~TransMembrane:12 (i12-30o69-91i100-118o124-146i158-176o188-210i278-299o311-331i343-361o373-397i418-435o441-458i)~EggNog:ENOG503NV25), with product MGKKYFGLRGRALNWAIGTIAGCDFLLFGYDQGVMGGILTLPIFLSQFPKINDKEAGLSPSEASNRSTYQGIAIASYNLGCFIGAVITIFIGNPLGRKRMIFLGTAIMIVGAALQASATTLEHFIIGRVITGLGNGGNTSTVPMWQSETCSAHKRGKLVMIEGALITGGIMISYWVDLGLSFAPGSVAWRFPLAFQIVFCIFILAFVLGLPESPRWLILKGRDAEAREVIAAIADVDQHDRYVENEFRAIKETVEEMAKGTFADLFARDKNRTLHRTIIAYVNQMFQQISGINLITYYAAKIYSDLGMSPFLSRLLAALNGTEYFIASWPAVFLVERVGRRKLMLFGAVGQAATMAILAGVNSQEGNKACQIAGIAFLFVFNTFFAFGWLGMTWLYPAEITPLRTRAPANALSTSSNWIFNFMVVMITPVAFTNIKYHTYTIFAIINAIMVPSVYFFFPETAYRSLEEMDSIFHKVSGWKGALTVVHQAEIEPRRYGKNGELLIAVDEIVEKGATEHHQGSSSDTGSGGANNTMFTNTDEETQRKAPQ from the exons ATGGGGAAGAAGTACTTTGGCCTCCGTGGCCGGGCCCTCAATTGGGCCATTGGCACCATTGCTGGTTGTGATTTTCTGCTCTTCGGTTACG ACCAGGGTGTCATGGGCGGCATCTTGACGCTTCCCATCTTCCTCAGCCAGTTCCCCAAAATCAACGACAAAGAAGCGGGCCTCAGTCCCTCGGAGGCGTCCAACCGCTCCACGTACcagggcatcgccatcgcctcgtACAATTTGGGCTGCTTCATCGGCGCTGTCATCACCATCTTCATTGGAAACCCTCTCGGTCGCAAGCGCATGATTTTCCTCGGCACCGCCATCATGatcgtcggcgctgctctTCAGGCTTCTGCCACTACCTTGGAGCACTTCATCATTGGTCGCGTCATCACTGGGCTTGGTAACGGCGGCAATACCTCAACAGTGCCCATGTGGCAGTCGGAAACGTGCTCGGCCCATAAGCGAGGCAAGCTGGTCATGATTGAGGGTGCTCTCATTACGGGTGGCATCATGATTTCATACTGGGTCGATCTCGGCCTGTCTTTTGCGCCCGGCTCCGTCGCATGGCGCTTCCCACTGGCCTTCCAGATCGTCTTCTGCATTTTCATCCTTGCCTTTGTTCTCGGCCTGCCCGAGTCCCCTCGCTGGCTGATCCTCaagggccgcgacgccgaggcccgtGAGGTCATAGCAGCTATAGCTGATGTTGATCAGCATGACCGATATGTCGAGAACGAGTTCCGCGCCATCAAGGAAACCGTCGAGGAGATGGCCAAGGGAACCTTTGCCGACTTGTTCGCCCGCGATAAGAACCGCACCCTGCACCGCACCATCATCGCCTACGTCAACCAGATGTTCCAACAGATTTCGGGTATCAACCTCATCACTTACTACGCGGCCAAGATCTATTCCGACCTCGGCATGTCGCCCTTCCTCTCCCGCCTGTTGGCTGCCCTCAACGGCACCGAGTACTTCATTGCTTCGTGgcccgccgtcttcctcgtcgagcgcgtggGACGTCGCAAGCTCATGCTTTtcggcgccgtgggccaggccgccaccatggccatcCTCGCTGGCGTCAACTCGCAAGAGGGCAACAAGGCGTGCCAGATTGCCGGCATCGCCTTCCTGTTCGTCTTCAACACCTTCTTCGCCTTCGGCTGGCTCGGCATGACATGGCTGTATCCGGCCGAGATCACCCCACTGCGCACACGCGCGCCGGCCAATGCCTTGTCCACGTCGTCGAACTGGATCTTCAACTTCATGGTCGTCATGATCACCCCTGTCGCCTTCACCAACATCAAGTACCACACATACACCATTTTCGCCATCATCAATGCCATTATGGTGCCTTCGGTctacttcttcttccccgaGACGGCGTACCGGTcgctcgaggagatggacTCGATTTTCCACAAGGTGTCAGGCTGGAAGGGCGCGTTGACGGTGGTTCACCAGGCCGAAATCGAGCCCCGGCGATACGGCAAGAATGGCGAGCTTCTCATCGCGGTCGACGAGATAGTCGAGAAAGGCGCCACGGAGCACCACCAAGGCAGCTCGAGCGACACGGGAAGTGGCGGGGCCAACAACACAATGTTCACCAACACAGACGAGGAGACGCAGCGCAAGGCGCCGCAGTAA
- a CDS encoding uncharacterized protein (COG:S~EggNog:ENOG503NZKZ) — translation MASTVASATPSDVTINIFKSLPTRPPTPPREPPVPDPDVSLRSVILSRSQAFDPRRSLQTPPNAHSPSSPVPTGSFPSSSKTRKKVEWSSRTEYKDPPDYRPGVRSSPASAPSSASSKPIKGILKRSSSPTHLVSSLGSQLDDSTAQLNIVEMLESAVRQLAGSDRDSKLDAYMMLARALKTSSNLPDRVALQDKMSLFTQFIERDITSRSDNGNLDSSLINHALSLLATFLNFQAIASSIASDFGIFMIDHAIRSFEDPSVPKDVVRHLMQVVALQSFSAKVLTSDRVGRLVAALHNLEGHLKGKSIVMSRIWIYKRLVQQSRAHMVAHSDWLKDLFTDMLSSIKEIRAQAISLGTTSGFPLRSDKALSRKVAEIFKAVNDDETYIDFYIKRLQAMLKDKQVSSAVPQIWSVIILFLRCPLDRWQYYGPWLTLVQTAFNLPDVTTKQEANNAWNRYVYLSLVDSKLPRKSISILCQPLLSQLKRKASAKQQELRRIVMGGVCSLYYFAFAQSDDKYPTDVVWDAAVQPVIAQLTILDGNPDAPTDSPLQAARILVGLLDVSTPRPPRSLDRIMDPTPLKPEDLLPLDSKWVRRNCDKVLQAAGPILEKKFLDLANKESLVYRLWQALVKTVAAASAKDIKVSDETTKFFACSFSLLSKVWTTGTTGDDAAHSTKFLSSSKHYVQLFVEGLGVLPFTEKKLTMCNDNNFEPAATPSQRFDKVEKAQGVVRIPLHHLFVMLCSVPPGCSDNADLAEVFQEIFEPFFAGKSVKARADLARELVQLLPRNTLSPFGPWLLAADKVKPSLDKAMPPSGSAVPSSEKFLGPEYREIVSLLERGLLCHPNLPTAHWQTLFGLLSANVVRDFGDAGRAVVLVEPLAKALLENAMPDRLSTSISRTCVTAMLFDAAKVPRDRQALDTARLRLWGAPPTLGKAASPDPFDYLYKLGNATLVSLYDTYGELETTTDTDALLEAVGKFLDRCVSISTAIKMMSRMQAGLCPWLQDEKAHVRSHEESSSLKTLNQIWDRLCIELTAYGRLEKKDFDLVEPLLVSAFKSNHPFVVSRAADVWNAVVKDEEKVECSDSLMSIVSSLRSRVNLVIPGADVPSGDFGAQASSFVDLPQHESPVVLSSSSTRHNSRQAASPAALVSKRPLTRKRRSEIASELLEKPAKRVSTSRLRHDNSQIHFATIVPSLPAQEESQHLTERQKEVRQRQQENAAIYPGVHSSPDPGSAAVDPATTDKADAPDQDLPKESTPKRNMSFDEMISSTPTPRRGQILPMDDMNDPPSSPPLPRPYPLLSEIQSRSRANSSLEDWQFSSPTGSPTANFQAHAQEMKPAETIPQPRSRRTGRRRSARSRGSGKVIPSSIPDDDLSADGSQGVSESPSKAANPPSTPPQRHLEHAVPSQVQETPKSEDDEFVDARSSPKRSSPPHRLEPTALDAGNDVSFALSEGDESQMMNLVVELEARRYGLPGPKGNGRRRRSSAKQLPANRCIAVHADSPSPQGPMTRSESRKLASRVAEAIPDESRESDGGLKRKRKRSPRNAGSRSKRRRSREVEDERTGPEQVASNSEMRAKESEEQQGPTVGTRRTSRRRARRESPSYSVQETKPTTTRQDNEAPDGGDTDEELMSQLVSESFAASVSRDEPEQEEGAQVGPKTLTSKLSAESREEHEEGGDKTKAIMETLRSGLEKLRTAKLDRDSVYEVEDMLMDFKRELFEAEKRGREKK, via the exons atggcatcTACAGTAGCCTCGGCCACCCCTTCCGACGTTACCATCAACATCTTCAAGTCTCTGCCGACGAGACCCCCGACGCCTCCCCGAGAGCCGCCAGTCCCCGACCCCGACGTCTCCCTTCGATCCGTCATCCTCTCCCGCTCTCAGGCCTTCGACCCGCGCCGGAGCCTCCAGACACCACCCAACGCCCACTCCCCGTCTTCGCCCGTCCCGACAGGCTCCTTTCCGAGCTCGAGTAAGACGCGCAAGAAGGTGGAGTGGTCCAGCCGCACCGAGTACAAGGACCCTCCTGACTATCGCCCTGGCGTTCGATCGTCTCCCGCCTCGGCACCTTCCTCAGCTTCTTCAAAGCCCATCAAGGGCATCCTGAAGCGGTCATCTTCTCCGACACACCTAGTCTCGTCTCTAGGAAGCCAACTGGATGACTCGACTGCCCAGCTGAATATCGTCGAGATGCTCGAGTCAGCCGTCCGGCAACTCGCCGGTTCCGATCGCGACTCCAAGCTGGACGCCTACATGATGCTTGCTCGCGCGTTGAAAACGTCCAGCAATCTGCCCGATCGGGTTGCTTTGCAGGATAAGATGAGCCTCTTCACTCAGTTCATAGAACGGGACATCACATCGAGAAGCGACAACGGCAACCTCGACTCATCCCTGATCAACCACGCTCTCAGCCTTCTTGCCACATTCCTCAACTTCCAAGCCATAGCTTCATCCATCGCCTCAGACTTTGGAATCTTCATGATTGACCATGCTATTCGGAGCTTTGAGGACCCCTCGGTACCCAAGGACGTTGTCCGCCATTTGATGCAGGTGGTCGCTCTGCAGAGTTTCTCGGCCAAGGTTCTTACTTCAGATAGGGTTGGACGGCTCGTGGCAGCCTTGCACAATCTTGAAGGCCACCTCAAGGGGAAAAGCATCGTCATGAGCAGAATATGGATTTACAAGCGGCTCGTCCAGCAGTCCCGCGCTCACATGGTGGCGCACTCTGACTGGCTCAAAGATCTGTTTACTGACATGCTCAGCTCTATCAAAGAGATCCGAGCACAAGCAATTAGTTTGGGGACAACCTCCGGCTTTCCGCTTCGATCTGACAAAGCCCTTTCACGCAAGGTCGCCGAGATCTTCAaggccgtcaacgacgacgaaacgTACATTGACTTCTACATCAAGAGGCTACAAGCCATGCTCAAAGACAAGCAAGTGAGCTCCGCGGTGCCTCAGATCTGGAGCGTCATAATTCTCTTTTTGCGTTGCCCTCTGGACCGGTGGCAGTACTACGGCCCGTGGCTGACGCTCGTTCAAACGGCTTTTAATTTGCCTGACGTAACCACCAAACAAGAGGCAAACAATGCGTGGAATCGCTACGTCTATCTTTCACTTGTTGACAGCAAGCTCCCGAGGAAATCCATCAGCATACTCTGCCAGCCCTTATTGAGCCAGCTCAAAAGAAAAGCTAGCGCAAAGCAGCAAGAACTTCGAAGAATAGTTATGGGTGGAGTGTGCAGCCTGTACTACTTCGCATTCGCTCAGAGCGACGACAAATACCCCACTGACGTTGTCTGGGACGCTGCTGTGCAGCCCGTTATTGCCCAACTCACTATTCTGGACGGCAATCCTGATGCTCCCACAGATTCCCCCTTGCAGGCAGCTCGGATACTGGTCGGATTGCTTGATGTGTccacgccacggccgccgcgcagcctcgaccgGATCATGGATCCAACGCCGCTCAAGCCTGAGGACCTCCTCCCGCTCGACTCCAAATGGGTCAGGAGGAATTGCGACAAGGTATTGCAAGCCGCCGGACCCATTCTGGAGAAAAAGTTCTTGGACCTTGCCAACAAGGAGAGTTTGGTATATAGGCTGTGGCAAGCATTGGTCAAGACTGTGGCCGCAGCATCAGCCAAGGACATCAAGGTATCCGACGAGACAACGAAATTCTTTGCTTGTAGCTTCAGTCTACTGTCCAAAGTCTGGACTACTGGAACAAcaggtgacgatgccgctcACAGCACCAAGTTTCTCTCCAGCTCGAAGCACTACGTCCAGCTATTTGTCGAGGGACTCGGCGTGCTGCCGTTtacggagaagaagctcacCATGTGCAACGACAACAACTTTGAACCAGCCGCGACCCCATCACAACGATTCGACAAGGTTGAAAAAGCCCAAGGAGTTGTTCGAATACCCTTGCACCACTTGTTCGTCATGCTATGCTCGGTTCCTCCTGGCTGCAGCGACAATGCGGACCTGGCAGAAGTGTTCCAGGAGATTTTTGAGCCATTCTTCGCCGGCAAGAGCGTCAAGGCACGTGCTGACCTTGCGCGGGAACTCGTGCAATTGCTACCGCGAAATACACTCTCGCCCTTTGGGCCGTGGCTGTTGGCGGCAGACAAAGTGAAGCCGTCTTTGGACAAGGCCATGCCGCCGTCTGGCTCCGCTGTGCCTAGCAGTGAGAAGTTTCTCGGTCCGGAATATCGAGAGATCGTAtccctcctcgagcgcggtCTCTTGTGTCACCCGAACTTGCCTACTGCGCACTGGCAGACACTGTTCGGCCTCTTGTCTGCGAATGTCGTTCGTGACTTCGGTGACGCTGGTCGCGCTGTTGTCCTCGTTGAGCCCCTTGCCAAAGCACTTCTCGAAAATGCAATGCCAGACCGCTTATCCACGTCAATTTCACGGACGTGCGTCACAGCGATGCTGTTTGATGCTGCAAAGGTGCCGCGCGATCGACAAGCCTTGGACACCGCTCGGCTCCGGCTTTGGGGGGCTCCTCCAACATTGGGCAAAGCTGCTTCCCCCGACCCCTTCGATTATCTTTACAAACTCGGCAACGCCACTCTTGTTTCCCTGTACGACACTTATGGGGAGCTTGAGACGACGACTGACACGGATGCTCTGCTCGAAGCTGTTGGCAAGTTCCTGGATCGGTGTGTTTCAATTTCGACAGCAATCAAGATGATGTCTCGAATGCAGGCCGGTCTCTGCCCCTGGCTTCAAGATGAGAAGGCTCATGTTCGGTCACATGAGGAGTCTTCCAGTTTGAAGACG TTGAACCAGATTTGGGATCGACTATGCATTGAATTGACTGCGTATGGGCGTCTTGAGAAGAAGGATTTTGATCTAGTGGAGCCACTGCTCGTGTCTGCGTTCAAAAGCAATCACCCGTTTGTCGTCAGCCGAGCAGCTGATGTCTGGAATGCTGTGGTGAAGGATGAGGAGAAGGTCGAGTGCTCGGACAGTCTCATGTCCATCGTCTCCTCCCTCCGGTCGAGAGTTAACCTCGTCATACCTGGGGCTGATGTCCCAAGCGGCGACTTTGGCGCACAAGCGTCTTCTTTCGTTGATCTCCCGCAGCACGAAAGCCCTGTGGTTCTTtcttcgtcatcgacgcGACACAACTCGAGACAGGCTGCTTCTCCGGCAGCATTGGTGTCCAAGCGGCCTCTGACAAGAAAGCGCCGCTCCGAGATTGCGTCGGAACTGCTTGAAAAGCCGGCCAAGAGGGTGAGCACATCACGACTTCGCCACGACAATTCTCAGATTCACTTTGCGACCATTGTACCTTCTCTTCCAGCCCAAGAAGAGTCACAGCATCTGACAGAGCGCCAAAAGGAGGTTCGTCAGAGGCAGCAGGAAAACGCAGCCATATATCCTGGCGTGCACTCGAGTCCTGACCCCGGTTCTGCCGCGGTCGATCCCGCGACAACGGATAAGGCAGACGCTCCCGATCAAGACCTCCCGAAAGAGAGCACGCCAAAGCGAAACATGTCCTTTGATGAGATGAtcagctcgacgccaacccCCAGACGAGGGCAGATACTTCCCATGGATGACATGAACGATCCTCCTTCGTCTCCCCCTCTTCCACGACCATATCCTCTGCTGTCGGAAATACAGTCGAGGTCCAGAGCTAATAGCTCCCTGGAGGATTGGCAGTTTTCCTCCCCAACAGGGTCTCCAACAGCGAACTTCCAAGCGCACGCGCAGGAAATGAAGCCCGCGGAGACAATTCCGCAACCCCGGAGCCGTCGGACTGGTCGGAGACGCTCCGCCAGGTCGCGAGGCTCAGGCAAAGTCATTCCCTCCAGCATCCCGGATGATGATCTCAGTGCCGACGGGAGCCAAGGGGTTTCGGAGTCCCCAAGCAAGGCTGCTAACCCGCCCAGCACACCTCCACAACGGCATTTAGAACATGCTGTCCCAAGCCAGGTTCAGGAGACACCAAAGTCTGAAGATGACGAGTTTGTGGACGCCCGAAGTAGCCCTAAGAGGTCTTCCCCTCCCCACAGGCTTGAACCAACAGCACTTGATGCCGGCAACGATGTTTCTTTTGCCCTGAGCGAAGGCGATGAGAGCCAGATGATGAACCTCGTTGTCGAACTGGAGGCTCGGCGCTACGGTCTGCCAGGACCCAAGggcaacggccgccgcaggaGAAGCAGTGCCAAGCAATTGCCTGCCAACCGGTGCATCGCAGTCCACGCCGATTCGCCATCTCCCCAAGGTCCTATGACGCGCAGCGAGTCTAGAAAGCTGGCATCCCGCGTTGCGGAGGCAATCCCAGACGAATCTAGGGAATCTGATGGTGGGTTGAAAAGGAAGCGGAAGCGCAGTCCCCGAAATGCTGGGAGCCGGAGTAAGAGACGGCGATCGCGGGAGGTCGAAGACGAGCGCACGGGACCGGAACAAGTCGCATCCAACTCGGAGATGCGCGCAAAGGAGAGCGAAGAGCAGCAAGGTCCTACTGTGGGGACGAGACGCACCTCACGCCGTAGGGCGCGTCGAGAATCCCCGTCGTACAGTGTACAGGAGACGAAGCCGACAACCACTAGACAGGACAACGAGGCGCCCGATGGCGGAGACACGGATGAGGAACTCATGTCGCAGCTGGTTTCGGAATCGTTCGCTGCTTCGGTTTCACGCGACGAGccggagcaggaggagggggcaCAAGTTGGGCCGAAGACGTTGACAAGCAAGCTCAGCGCGGAATCACGCGAGGAGCATGAGGAAGGTGGTGACAAGACCAAGGCGATCATGGAGACATTGCGGAGTGGTTTAGAGAAGCTCCGCACCGCAAAGCTGGACCGCGACTCAGTTTACGAAGTGGAGGACATGTTGATGGACTTCAAGAGGGAGCTCTTTgaggcggagaagagggGCCGGGAGAAGAAGTAA